The Phoenix dactylifera cultivar Barhee BC4 chromosome 9, palm_55x_up_171113_PBpolish2nd_filt_p, whole genome shotgun sequence genome window below encodes:
- the LOC103718999 gene encoding heavy metal-associated isoprenylated plant protein 37-like, with amino-acid sequence MVKGGDFKVLKIQTYILKVNMHCDGCKEKVKKLLRKIEGVCSVSIDVEHQRVTVTGNVDSGTLIKKLARSGKRAEIWSQKTSSQNPKTNQQKQQKQAAAAAAAAHPMKDGQKNNKDEGKQGLIQGLQAFKNQHNKLSSLSSDEEDYYDDDDDDDEDDGLDELPFLNMNQINFLRQASNAAANAKKTGHGNPMGNGNSGAGNKGGGNPNQNQMKNPNGSQQKGIDVPGHSKIVNGVHLGGGNPHAGEGRRVNDINGMMMGLHGLGANKGGGFQGNGFPGYTRFPSNGEGNGGHHQSPMMVNMQGYQAHPSSIMNNLRGHNNNMMMHPSTYMQPQMMYHRSPQIPPYTGYYHHLYPNPYHPNNQSENDDYGVHLFSDENTKGCIVM; translated from the exons ATGGTTAAAGGTGGAGACTTCAAGGTCCTCAAAATCCAG ACATACATACTCAAAGTGAACATGCACTGCGATGGATGCAAGGAGAAAGTTAAGAAGCTCCTCCGAAAAATTGAGG GAGTCTGCTCGGTAAGCATAGATGTGGAGCACCAGAGGGTCACTGTCACAGGAAATGTGGACTCTGGAACTCTGATCAAGAAGCTGGCCAGATCTGGCAAGCGTGCAGAGATCTGGTCTCAGAAAACCAGCAGCCAAAACCCCAAGACCAACCAACAGAAGCAACAGAAGcaagctgctgctgctgctgctgctgcccaTCCGATGAAGGATGGCCAAAAGAACAACAAAGACGAAGGCAAGCAAGGCCTCATCCAAGGCCTCCAAGCCTTCAAGAATCAGCACAATAAGCTTTCCTCGTTGAgctctgatgaggaggattattatgatgatgatgatgacgacGACGAAGATGATGGCCTAGACGAGCTGCCTTTCCTCAATATGAACCAAATCAATTTTCTGAGACAGGCGAGCAATGCAGCAGCCAATGCAAAGAAAACTGGCCATGGTAATCCTATGGGGAATGGTAACAGTGGAGCTGGAAACAAGGGTGGAGGAAATCCCAACCAGAATCAGATGAAGAACCCAAATGGATCGCAGCAAAAGGGTATCGATGTTCCGGGTCATAGCAAAATCGTCAATGGTGTCCACTTGGGTGGTGGTAATCCTCATGCAGGCGAGGGAAGACGGGTGAATGACATCAATGGCATGATGatgggcctccatgggcttggTGCGAACAAAGGTGGCGGCTTTCAGGGAAATGGATTCCCTGGTTACACAAGGTTCCCATCAAATGGTGAGGGAAATGGCGGGCATCATCAATCCCCCATGATGGTGAACATGCAAGGGTATCAGGCCCATCCATCATCCATCATGAACAACCTGAGAGGGCACAACAATAACATGATGATGCATCCCAGCACATACATGCAGCCTCAGATGATGTACCATAGGTCCCCTCAGATACCTCCTTACACTGGTTACTACCACCACTTGTATCCAAACCCGTACCATCCCAATAACCAGTCAGAAAATGATGACTATGGTGTCCATCTTTTCAGCGACGAGAACACCAAGGGTTGTATTGTGATGTAG
- the LOC103719000 gene encoding polyadenylate-binding protein-interacting protein 6: MMQGKSLLNPYATPYVPLSKVIAGVSFERGNKATQEILGDAENKEVIEKSADYQLADSDSVDYDVQHLGNLEASNESSRKIGDPWNSDDTFQDVIPLSKKQSVMDDPNLIMDLLSSLFPNISIESLAELLNANHGDLNQTIDVLEQLEYEGDEVENSAETSETSNSLDDPSGRANASGISSSI, translated from the exons ATGATGCAAGGGAAGTCTCTTTTGAATCCATATGCCACTCCCTATGTGCCTCTCTCAAAGGTTATTGCTGGAGTAAGTTTTGAAAGAGGGAATAAGGCCACCCAGGAGATATTGGGTGATGCTGAAAACAAGGAAGTCATTGAGAAGTCTGCAGACTACCAGCTAGCAGACTCTGATTCTGTGGATTATGACGTCCAGCACTTAGGGAATCTTGAAGCTTCCAATGAGTCATCCAGAAAGATTGGTGACCCGTGGAATTCTGATGACACTTTCCAAGATGTGATTCCTTTAAGTAAGAAGCAAAGTGTGATGGATGATCCCAATCTGATAATGGATTTGCTCTCATCCTTGTTTCCCAATATTTCTATAGAATCACTTGCTGAATTGTTGAATGCAAATCATGGTGATCTGAATCAGACAATCGATGTGCTGGAGCAGCTTGAG TATGAAGGTGATGAGGTGGAGAACTCTGCTGAAACTTCTGAGACTAGCAACAGTTTGGATGATCCTTCCGGGAGAGCTAATGCAAGCGGGATAAGCAGTTCAATTTGA
- the LOC103719001 gene encoding myb-binding protein 1A-like protein: MGSKKRPSKSLEELASEEDAPVGISPETVKEPKKGRTFDEKTEAEGASTPVIPLSLKPMERRKKRKAMDKERHRLDSEYKEQSNDQSKANNASKSSECPPENRASLPSSSSSNLPGFHIDVFRDLSSPDPSVREAAAENLVVELCEVQKAYEKLENKKEDNGAVQLEAEKDDGMGHCSPSSRYAIRRLIHGVSSSRECARQGFALGLSAVVGAIHTLEVEPVMKLIVDLLEISSSMKGQEVRDCLLGRLFAYGALARSGRIAKEWILDSSTSLVKDFTNLVISLAGKKQYLSEPAVAVILEMVEKLPAEALLSQVLIAPGMHEWFKRAAEVGDPDALFLALKLQERVCGDSEMFGKLLPSPFSPDNFFTQDHLLYLAPCFKESTFCLPRLHSLWPLVVNLLIPESTSQNEDAVVCSTSSKKHKRSRKGISFEDVMKNIRCFCEVVVEGSLLSSSHDRKHLALNVLLLLLPKLPVSCIQVVLSNKLVHCLMDILSNKSSWLYNATQHFLKELLNWAGDDDDRHVAVIVSLQKHSNGKFDCITRTQAVKELVGTFKTGPGCLLFVHNLMSLFVDERALTDESSDQSQTTDENSEICSMEDEEPPASGNTDFLKIWVIDTMPRVLKNLKLDSNAKSWVHTEKEKFMEEKFCVQTEIMKFLAVQGLFSASLGTEVTSFELQEKFKWLKAATSSSLCRMCIEQLQLLLEDAQRGEGSNLLNGLELNDLGSYFMCFLNTLCNIPSLSLYRTLSKEDEKAFKKLQAMESRLSHEERKIRPGPDANKLHAVRYLLIQLLLQVLHPGEFSEAALELVICCKKAFPTAAHGDSLEEQDDFDDSDAPEMMDVLVDTLLSLLPQSSGPICFAVEQVFSFFCDDITDAGLLQMLRVVKKDLKPPRHQAASSDGDEDDDDDFLEIEAEENDEIEAEETDEVEVVETCDSDNCLDDSEGMLGAEAADEEVTKYDEGSKRIDGVEATNEEDTKNDKDLSALDDSDSGMDDDAMFRMDTYIAQIFKERKISGNDSAQSQLTPFKLRVLSLVEIYLQKNPGKPQVLMIYSYLARAFVNSHTTEGSDHVRQRIGGLLQKKVFKAKDYPKGDDIQLSSLEILLEKSLKSASRSRFKTISSLAQTSAFWILKIIHSRNFSKSELKGAVNIFRNVLVDYFNNKKSRLKPGFVKEVIRRHPWLGQQLFGFLLEKCGSAKSEFRRIETLDLIDCIMKLRMTGKAEKNNDSSSKSKLLNKYLPALGELIQELLSNLPEKQSRRAEVRRFCTKVLHAVSILSLNKSFLRALKSETYSLCESQLGDAFLPFKIPTR, from the exons ATGGGCAGCAAGAAAAGGCCCTCCAAATCCTTAGAGGAATTAGCCAGCGAGGAAGATGCCCCTGTTGGAATTTCTCCAGAAACTGTGAAAGAACCGAAGAAAGGCAGAACCTTTGATGAGAAGACCGAGGCCGAGGGTGCGTCCACTCCAGTAATCCCTTTATCGCTGAAACCtatggaaagaaggaagaagaggaaagcgaTGGATAAGGAAAGGCACCGCCTTGATTCTGAATACAAGGAGCAATCCAATGATCAATCCAAAGCTAACAATGCTAGCAAGTCTAGTGAATGCCCTCCTGAGAATCGGGCATCATTGCCTTCTTCATCATCGAGTAACCTGCCTGGGTTCCACATTGATGTATTTAGGGATCTGTCATCTCCGGACCCGTCAGTTAGGGAGGCGGCAGCAGAGAATTTGGTTGTAGAGCTGTGTGAGGTTCAGAAGGCATATGAGAAGCTAGAGAATAAGAAAGAGGACAATGGAGCGGTTCAACTGGAAGCTGAGAAGGATGACGGGATGGGGCACTGTTCACCCTCTTCGAGATATGCTATTCGGAGACTTATCCACGGAGTGTCTTCTTCAAGGGAG TGTGCAAGACAAGGGTTTGCACTGGGGTTATCGGCTGTGGTTGGGGCAATTCATACCCTTGAAGTGGAACCAGTGATGAAATTAATAGTTGATTTGTTGGAAATTTCGTCTTCCATGAAGGGTCAG GAAGTGAGAGATTGCCTTTTGGGTCGCCTCTTTGCTTATGGAGCCCTTGCTAGATCAGGACGAATTGCTAAAGAGTGGATTCTGGATAGCAGTACATCACTCGTCAAGGATTTTACAAACCTTGTCATTTCTCTTGCAGGCAAGAAACAATATTTAAGTGAGCCAGCTGTTGCAGTCATTTTGGAAATGGTCGAGAAG CTACCTGCGGAAGCTTTGTTGAGCCAAGTTCTTATAGCTCCTGGCATGCATGAGTGGTTCAAGAGAGCTGCTGAAGTTGGAGATCCAGATGCACTGTTCTTAGCTTTGAAGTTGCAAGAAAGAGTATGTGGCGACAGTGAAATGTTTGGCAAGCTCCTGCCATCTCCATTCAGTCCTGACAACTTCTTTACTCAAGACCATCTGTTATATCTTGCCCCTTGCTTCAAG GAATCGACGTTCTGTCTACCGCGCTTACACAGCCTTTGGCCTTTGGTGGTAAATTTGCTTATACCTGAATCAACATCTCAAAATGAAGATGCTGTTGTATGTTCAACTTCTAGTAAGAAACACAAGAGGAGCAGGAAAGGGATCTCTTTTGAGGATGTTATGAAGAATATTCGCTGTTTCTGTGAGGTTGTTGTTGAAGGATCGCTTCTTTCGTCATCTCATGACAGGAAACATTTGGCATTAAATGTTTTGCTGCTTCTCCTGCCAAAATTGCCAGTATCATGCATTCAAGTTGTCTTATCTAACAAGCTTGTGCACTGTTTGATGGACATTCTTTCAAACAAGAGTTCCTGGTTGTACAATGCTACTCAGCACTTTCTGAAGGAATTACTAAACTGGGCTGGGGATGACGATGACCGACATGTTGCTGTTATTGTGTCATTGCAGAAACACAGCAACGGTAAATTTGATTGTATCACAAGGACACAGGCAGTCAAAGAGTTGGTTGGCACATTCAAAACTGGACCAGGTTGCTTGCTTTTTGTGCATAATTTAATGAGCTTGTTTGTAGATGAAAGGGCCCTCACAGATGAATCATCCGATCAAAGTCAGACCACAgatgaaaattcagaaatatGCTCAATGGAAGATGAGGAACCTCCAGCATCAGGGAATACAGACTTCTTAAAGATTTGGGTTATAGATACCATGCCTCGTgttttgaaaaatttaaaactGGATTCTAATGCTAAATCTTGGGTGcatacagaaaaagaaaaatttatggAAGAAAAATTTTGCGTGCAGACTGAAATAATGAAATTTTTGGCGGTTCAGGGTTTGTTCTCTGCATCTCTAGGCACCGAAGTTACATCATTTGAGTTGCAAGAGAAGTTTAAATGGCTAAAAGCTGCTACATCCAGTTCTCTGTGCAGGATGTGTATAGAGCAGCTCCAGTTGTTATTGGAAGATGCACAAAGAGGGGAGGGCTCGAATCTACTAAATGGACTTGAGCTCAATGATCTTGGATCTTACTTTATGTGTTTCCTCAACACTTTGTGCAACATTCCTTCTCTTTCACTCTACAGGACCTTGAGCAAGGAAGATGAAAAGGCATTTAAGAAACTGCAAGCAATGGAGTCTAGACTTTCTCATGAG GAAAGAAAAATTAGACCTGGACCAGATGCAAATAAATTGCATGCTGTCCGTTATTTGCTGATTCAGTTATTGCTGCAAGTCCTCCATCCAGGTGAGTTCTCTGAAGCTGCGCTGGAACTAGTCATATGTTGCAAGAAGGCTTTCCCTACTGCTGCTCATGGTGACTCTTTAGAGGAACAAGATGATTTTGATGAtagtgatgcaccagagatgaTGGATGTGTTAGTAGACACATTGCTTTCTCTCTTGCCTCAGTCATCTGGTCCTATTTGTTTTGCTGTTGAACAG GTTTTCAGTTTCTTCTGTGATGATATAACGGATGCTGGACTCCTTCAGATGTTGCGTGTTGTGAAGAAAGATCTCAAGCCTCCTCGACATCAAGCAGCTAGTAGTGATGgtgatgaagatgatgatgatgatttccTTGAAATAGAAGCAGAGGAGAATGATGAAATTGAAGCAGAGGAAACTGATGAAGTTGAGGTTGTAGAGACGTGTGACAGCGATAACTGTTTAGATGATTCTGAAGGAATGCTTGGAGCGGAGGCAGCTGATGAGGAAGTTACCAAATATGATGAGGGTTCCAAGAGAATAGATGGAGTTGAGGCAACTAATGAAGAAGATACCAAAAATGACAAGGACCTTTCAGCTTTGGATGATTCTGATAGTGGTatggatgatgatgccatgtTTAGGATGGATACTTATATAGCACAAATTTTCAAGGAGCGGAAAATTTCTGGGAATGACAGTGCTCAGTCCCAGCTCACACCGTTCAAACTTCGTGTGCTCTCACTTGTAGAAATATATCTGCAGAAGAATCCAG GCAAGCCTCAGGTGCTGATGATTTATTCTTACTTAGCTCGAGCTTTTGTCAATTCACATACCACTGAGGGTAGCGATCATGTCAGGCAACGCATTGGAGGGCTTTTGCAGAAAAAAGTATTCAAGGCAAAGGACTATCCAAAAGGTGACGACATCCAGCTCAGTAGTCTTGAAATCTTGTTGGAGAAGAGTCTGAAATCAGCATCACGTTCACGGTTCAAGACAATCTCTTCTCTAGCTCAGACCTCAGCATTCTGGATATTAAAAATCATACATTCACGGAATTTTTCCAAATCTGAACTCAAGGGGGCGGTGAATATTTTTCGAAATGTATTGGTTGACTACTTCAATAATAAGAAGTCCCGGCTGAAACCTGGGTTTGTGAAAGAGGTTATTCGTAGGCATCCCTGGCTTGGGCAGCAGCTTTTTGGCTTTCTTTTGGAGAAATGTGGGAGTGCAAAATCAGAATTTCGACGAATTGAAACACTGGATCTCATAGACTGTATAATGAAATTAAGGATGACAGGGAAAGCAGAGAAAAATAATGATTCATCAAGTAAATCTAAGTTATTAAACAAATACTTGCCAGCACTTGGTGAGCTGATCCAAGAACTCCTGAGCAATCTGCCAGAAAAACAGTCAAGGCGTGCAGAAGTGCGTAGGTTTTGCACCAAGGTGTTGCATGCAGTCTCAATATTGAGCCTGAACAAGTCTTTTCTCAGGGCATTGAAGTCAGAAACTTACTCTCTTTGTGAGTCTCAATTAGGGGACGCATTTCTTCCCTTCAAGATTCCTACACGATAG
- the LOC103719018 gene encoding pupal cuticle protein 20-like encodes MEGNRGVGGGKGGSGGGGGSSAKSVGGDGGIMKAPGAEGKYISREEFEKNTQGYFHALHHGDGGIMKAPGADGNISREAFEKDPQGYFHRLHHGSKGGN; translated from the coding sequence ATGGAAGGCAATAGGGGCGTCGGAGGCGGTAAAGGCGGCAGCGGAGGCGGTGGTGGTTCCTCTGCCAAGTCGGTTGGTGGAGACGGAGGAATCATGAAGGCACCAGGTGCTGAAGGTAAGTACATCTCAAGGGAAGAATTTGAGAAAAACACCCAGGGTTATTTCCATGCTCTTCACCATGGAGACGGAGGAATCATGAAGGCACCAGGTGCCGATGGTAACATTTCAAGGGAAGCATTTGAGAAAGACCCACAGGGTTATTTCCATCGTCTTCACCATGGAAGCAAGGGTGGCAATTGA